GAAGACAACCATGCACCCGGCAGCGTCGTCTCGACGCAATAATATGCTTGACGCCCCAGAAGCGATTAGACAACCCCATCAATCTGTCCAGCCATAAGGGTCCGCGGACTCGCCAGATGATCGAAACAGCGGGAGCGCCGTTGCTGTTTCTTCCGCCCTACAGCCCGGACTTCTCGAAGCTCAAGGCAATGCTCAGGAAGGCAGCCGAGCGCACCATCGACGGCCTGTGGGACAGGATCGGCAGCCTGATCCCAACCTTCACAGTGCAGGAATGTGCCAATTACATCGCCGCCGCCGGATACGATGCAGCATGAACGAATTCTGCTCTAAAAGCGGAACCTATCGAACGCCGGTCGTAGCAGGTTAGTCCGCTCCTCTAGCGGGCTGCGAAAGTGTGAGAAGGTCGAACGGAGAGTAAGGCGCCACGGTCAATAAGACGGGATCGGGAAAACCAGATCATGGATGCGCACCTCGAGCGCGCCAGATTGTATTGGCCCAATCCGCGAAATCCCCATACGGGCCCGCAGCGTGTGATAGCCGCAACAGAGGCCGGACACATGTCAGCACCCGACTACGCTCCGAACTCTTCGAAAAGATTCTTCTTGCATCAACGGGGGCGTCCAGACAGGTCCATGAGGATAGTTTCGCCGGGCCTGAGCGTCGGTCCCAGGACCTGTTCGACTTGGTCGGAAACGCACGACCGCGCATGGCGCCGTCGAGCAGCAAGGGTGCTGTCCTGCTGTCGGTTCGAAGAAAGGCCGATGCCGGCATTGCCGTTGGCGCGGAGGGTACCAACATAGCCACTTAATTGTCCGATGTCGTTCTTGTAGGGGCCTATGTCTTAGAACCGTCTTTCGGCATTTCCACATGGCCTGCACGCTGCTGCTCTTTCGGGTCGTAGTGGCGGGGTCTTCCTCCGTCGATCCTATTGTGGGAGTTGTGCACATGGCCTCGGCGGCATACTTCGTTTGGCAGGCGACTCATTATGCCAAGTGGTTGTCCTGATCGTAGAACGTCGATCGCATTCCATCGTATATAAAGACCATAAGCGCTTCTGTCGCATCGCTCGATTATCGTTCCGTTTGTCTCAAGCAGCGGAACGACGCCCATGACCCCCACCAAGCTCCTGATCGGCCAGATCGCCGTCGTCTTCGCCATCGTCATCCTCGGCGTATGGGCGGCGACGCAGTGGTGCGCCGACATGTTGGGCTATCAGGCGCAGCTTGGCAGCCCCTGGTTCGTCCTGTTCGGCTGGCCGGTCTATCAGCCGTGGAAGCTGTTCGAGTGGTGGTATTTCTACGAGGCCTATGCGCCGGAGGTATTCGACAAGGCCGGGATGCTGGCGGCGGGCAGCGGCTTCATGGGCTGTGCGGCGGCGATTATCGGCTCACTGTGGCGCGCGCGGCAGAGCAGGCTCGTCACCACCTATGGCTCCTCGCGCTGGGCCTTGCCGCGCGAGATTCGCAAGGCCGGCCTGTTCCGTCCGGCAGGCGTGTTCCTCGGTAGGTTCGCCGACCAGTATCTTCGCCATGACGGACCGGAGCATGTCATGGCCTTCGCGCCGACGCGCTCGGGCAAGGGCGTCGGCCTCGTCGTCCCGACCCTTCTCACCTGGACCGGCTCGGCCGTCATCCACGACATCAAGGGCGAAAACTGGCAGTTGACCGCTGGCTGGCGCGCGAAATTTTCGCATTGCCTGCTATTCAACCCGACCGACCTGCGGTCGGCCCGCTACAATCCGCTGCTGGAGGTACGCAAGGGGCCGGACGAGGTGCGCGACGTCCAGAACATCGCCGATATCCTGGTCGATCCCGAGGGTGCGCTCGAGCGCCGGAACCATTGGGAAAAGACCAGTCACGCCTTGCTGGTCGGCGCCATCCTGCACGTGCTTTATGCCGAGGAGGAGAAGACGCTGGCGCGAGTCGCCACCTTCCTGTCCGATCCGCGCCGGTCCTTCGCGGCGACGCTGCGGCGGATGATGGCGACCAACCATCTCGGCACGCCGGAGAACCCGAGGGTCCATCCGGTCGTGGCTTCGGCCGCGCGTGAGGTGCTGAACAAGTCGGAGAACGAGCGCTCGGGTGTGCTCTCCACCGCCATGTCCTTCCTCGGACTCTATCGCGACCCGACCGTCGCGGCGACGACCTCGGCCTGCGACTGGCGCATCGCCGATCTCATGGATGCCGAACATCCGGTCTCGCTCTATCTCGTCATCCCGCCATCCGACATCTCGCGCACCAAGCCGTTGGTGCGACTGGTGTTGAACCAGATCGGGCGGCGGTTGACCGAGCGGCTGGAAGGAGACCCGAAGAAGACCCGCAGGCATCAGCTCATAATGATGCTCGACGAGTTTCCGGCGCTGGGACGGCTTGATTTCTTCGAAACGGCATTGGCCTTCATGGCCGGGTACGGCATCCGTGCCTATCTGATCGCTCAGAGCCTCAATCAGATTTCCAAGGCGTATGGCGAGAACAATGCCATTCTCGACAACTGCCATGTTCGCATCGCCTTTTCGTCAAACGATGAGCGGACGGCGAAGCGAATCTCCGACGCCCTCGGCACAGCGACCGAACTGCGCGCCCAGCGCAACTATGCCGGCCACCGGCTGGCGCCGTGGCTGTCGCATGTGATGGTCAGCCGGCAGGAGACGGCGCGTCCGTTGCTTACGCCCGGCGAGGTAATGCAATTGCCCTCCGCGGACGAGCTGGTGCTGGTCTCCGGCCTGCCGCCAATGCGGGCGAAGAAGCTCCGCTATTACGAAGATCGGAACTTCACTCAGCGTGTCCTGCCGGCCCCACAGCTTTCCGAAGGCGGCTACGAGGACAAACCGGCACCGCGCCCCGACGACTGGAGCGGCCAGGTGCGCGATACCGACGACCGCCTGATGCCTTCCGACGAGGACGGTACCAGGCGCGGTTCCCTTGGCGAGGAGGGCGGGCTTCAGCAGCAGCGCCACCCGGGCTTGGCGGAGGAAGATACCGCGAAGTCCGTCGAGCCGGGGCAGCCGGATTTTCCGGGGCTCGATGCGGACGAGTCGGATGTCGTCGCCGACAAGCGCGCCCTGGATCGGCTGTCGAAGCCGGCGCGCGTTTATGGCGTCAACGAAGCGCTGGGGCCGGAGAAAGATATCCTCGAAGGATTCTGATCCCGCGCAAGCATCCGCATGTGATCGCATTCCGTCGTACATAAAGGCCGTAAGAGATTCCGGCGCATCCGGCGATCCTTGTCCTGACTTTTTCAAGACCGTCAGGGCAACACTGCATGAAGCCGCGTCACAACATCTACATCGACGAGGAAACGAGCGCCGAGCTGGAAGCGCTGGCGGCCAAGCCTGGCGCCTCCAAATCCGCGATCATCACTGACGCGATCCGCCATTACATCCGTCACCGCGGTGCCCATGCGATCGATGAGGCGTTGAGGATCCGCCTCGACCGGCTGACGCGCGAGAACAACCTCATCCGGCGCGACATCGATGTCCTGACTGAGAGCCTCGCCTTCTTCGTGCGGCTCTATCTCACCTTCAACGCGCACACGCCGATCCCGGACAAGGCGACGCAGGCGGTCGCGCAGGAGCGTTACCAGAAATTCGTCGAGCAGGTCGGCCGCCAGATCGCGGGTGGCAAGCGCTCGCTCGGCCCCAGGGACGGAGAGGAAAACCCATGAGCACGACTGCCGAAGAACGCCGTCGCGCCATGCTGAAGACGGCGATGGGGCCGGCAATTGCCGAGGCGCTGTCCGATGCCGCCGTGATCGAGGTGATGGTCAACCCCGACGGCAGACTCTGGATCGACCGGCTCGGCGACGGGCGGGGCGATGCGGGCCTGCGTATTTACCCCTCCGAAACCGAGCGGATCATC
This genomic interval from Oceanibaculum nanhaiense contains the following:
- a CDS encoding transposase — protein: RQPCTRQRRLDAIICLTPQKRLDNPINLSSHKGPRTRQMIETAGAPLLFLPPYSPDFSKLKAMLRKAAERTIDGLWDRIGSLIPTFTVQECANYIAAAGYDAA
- a CDS encoding conjugal transfer protein TraG → MTPTKLLIGQIAVVFAIVILGVWAATQWCADMLGYQAQLGSPWFVLFGWPVYQPWKLFEWWYFYEAYAPEVFDKAGMLAAGSGFMGCAAAIIGSLWRARQSRLVTTYGSSRWALPREIRKAGLFRPAGVFLGRFADQYLRHDGPEHVMAFAPTRSGKGVGLVVPTLLTWTGSAVIHDIKGENWQLTAGWRAKFSHCLLFNPTDLRSARYNPLLEVRKGPDEVRDVQNIADILVDPEGALERRNHWEKTSHALLVGAILHVLYAEEEKTLARVATFLSDPRRSFAATLRRMMATNHLGTPENPRVHPVVASAAREVLNKSENERSGVLSTAMSFLGLYRDPTVAATTSACDWRIADLMDAEHPVSLYLVIPPSDISRTKPLVRLVLNQIGRRLTERLEGDPKKTRRHQLIMMLDEFPALGRLDFFETALAFMAGYGIRAYLIAQSLNQISKAYGENNAILDNCHVRIAFSSNDERTAKRISDALGTATELRAQRNYAGHRLAPWLSHVMVSRQETARPLLTPGEVMQLPSADELVLVSGLPPMRAKKLRYYEDRNFTQRVLPAPQLSEGGYEDKPAPRPDDWSGQVRDTDDRLMPSDEDGTRRGSLGEEGGLQQQRHPGLAEEDTAKSVEPGQPDFPGLDADESDVVADKRALDRLSKPARVYGVNEALGPEKDILEGF
- a CDS encoding ribbon-helix-helix domain-containing protein, which produces MKPRHNIYIDEETSAELEALAAKPGASKSAIITDAIRHYIRHRGAHAIDEALRIRLDRLTRENNLIRRDIDVLTESLAFFVRLYLTFNAHTPIPDKATQAVAQERYQKFVEQVGRQIAGGKRSLGPRDGEENP